The following proteins are encoded in a genomic region of Terriglobales bacterium:
- a CDS encoding S24 family peptidase translates to MRAGTRLARPEWAIQIERLRERLHLNQAGLARLLNVSPMAVSRWERAVNEPEAAFYIHMGTLSGDPDCWYFWQRAGLPASDLKRALRKSKNSKSPQAAVAELENLAVPLLGVKAGTTEPGDNDPNIERSPIVARVMAPSDWSENKLSVRCLRVVGDGMAPLISDGSVVAVDLSQFDPSKLNNMIVLAWHKDHGLLIRRLKRFGAAEVLAADADRTEASTLSLDRNWRVLGRVVWWLSRPK, encoded by the coding sequence ATGCGCGCTGGTACCAGGCTGGCTAGACCAGAGTGGGCTATACAAATCGAACGTTTGCGTGAACGTCTGCATTTGAATCAGGCAGGCCTTGCGCGTCTGCTCAACGTTTCCCCAATGGCGGTCTCGCGCTGGGAGCGTGCCGTCAACGAACCCGAAGCTGCCTTCTACATTCACATGGGGACTCTCTCCGGAGATCCCGACTGCTGGTACTTCTGGCAGCGTGCAGGACTGCCCGCCAGCGATCTCAAACGCGCCCTGCGCAAATCGAAAAACAGCAAGAGTCCACAGGCCGCCGTTGCCGAGCTGGAAAACCTGGCCGTTCCGCTGCTCGGAGTCAAAGCGGGTACTACCGAACCTGGAGATAACGATCCCAATATCGAGCGGAGTCCGATCGTCGCTAGAGTGATGGCGCCTAGCGATTGGAGCGAGAACAAGCTGAGTGTGCGCTGCCTGCGGGTTGTGGGCGACGGCATGGCTCCCCTGATTTCGGACGGCTCCGTGGTTGCCGTCGATCTGTCGCAATTCGATCCCTCTAAGCTGAACAACATGATTGTCCTCGCGTGGCACAAGGACCATGGCCTACTCATTCGCCGCCTCAAGAGATTTGGAGCCGCTGAAGTGCTCGCCGCCGATGCTGATCGTACTGAAGCCAGCACACTCAGTCTCGATCGCAACTGGCGGGTTCTTGGTCGCGTTGTGTGGTGGCTGTCGCGACCGAAATAG
- a CDS encoding putative sulfate exporter family transporter, translating into MLKIVNKIAFVGGILASGYSASPPLALALGLALALALGNPFPEFTSRCSKWLLQISVVGLGFGMSLTEVVHAGRSGFLYTLVGISFAVVCGLLLGRALSVERTPSLLISVGTAICGGSAIAAVGPVVDADDHDMAVSLGTVFILNAVALFVFPVIGHRLALSQTQFGIWSALAIHDTSSVVGAAARYGSVALAVATTVKLTRALWIVPVTLAVAALNKHKARVQVPWFILFFLLASVARSYSPESFMPAYAFSLSAAKIGLAVTLFLIGSGLSRKAIAEVGARPLVQGIVLWAIVAAGSMWLVRSGLF; encoded by the coding sequence TTGTTGAAGATCGTCAACAAGATTGCGTTTGTCGGAGGCATTCTCGCCTCCGGCTATTCAGCTTCTCCTCCCCTCGCTTTAGCATTAGGACTCGCACTTGCGCTAGCACTCGGGAACCCCTTTCCTGAATTTACTTCCCGCTGTTCGAAGTGGCTGCTGCAGATCTCCGTTGTAGGACTTGGTTTTGGCATGAGCCTTACTGAAGTCGTTCATGCCGGGCGCTCTGGTTTTCTTTACACGCTGGTGGGAATCAGTTTTGCAGTAGTGTGCGGACTGCTGCTCGGGCGCGCACTTTCAGTTGAGCGCACGCCGTCGCTCTTGATTTCGGTGGGGACCGCGATCTGCGGAGGAAGTGCTATCGCTGCTGTAGGACCGGTCGTGGACGCCGACGATCACGACATGGCTGTTTCTCTCGGTACTGTGTTCATCTTGAATGCGGTTGCTCTATTCGTGTTTCCCGTCATTGGCCATCGGCTTGCGCTCTCACAAACCCAGTTTGGGATCTGGTCAGCGCTGGCGATTCACGACACGAGTTCAGTCGTCGGCGCCGCCGCCCGGTATGGAAGCGTGGCCTTGGCGGTGGCAACGACCGTGAAACTCACACGCGCCCTCTGGATTGTGCCGGTAACGCTTGCCGTAGCAGCGCTTAACAAGCACAAAGCACGTGTGCAAGTGCCCTGGTTCATTTTGTTTTTTCTGCTGGCGTCGGTTGCGAGGAGCTACTCACCAGAATCCTTCATGCCCGCGTACGCCTTCTCGCTTAGTGCAGCCAAAATTGGATTGGCCGTGACACTGTTTCTAATTGGCAGCGGATTGTCGCGCAAAGCAATCGCCGAAGTGGGAGCGCGTCCGCTGGTGCAGGGAATAGTTCTGTGGGCGATTGTGGCTGCGGGATCGATGTGGCTAGTGCGTTCGGGATTATTTTAG
- a CDS encoding polysaccharide biosynthesis/export family protein: MANDATSAHAASDPRLGPGDLIELKVFGAPELSGTLRISGAGEITVPLVGAAKVAGLTPEQAQKDLEQRLVSGGFLRDPHVGILVKEFATQGISVLGEVTRPGIYPLLGSPRLFDALSAAGGATNRAGKMIYVSHREHPTAGNAILLSRDPKEALAQNAFLQPGDTVMVSRAGIVYVSGDVKTPGGYVMNNDDNLTVLQAIALAQGVNPTASTKNVRIIRRNAGKLQEIPVQLKEIMTSKAPDIALENEDVLFIPNSAAKSAARRSMESIVQVATGLAIYRR, from the coding sequence GTGGCTAACGATGCGACTTCCGCTCATGCAGCGTCCGATCCGCGTCTTGGACCCGGTGATCTGATCGAATTGAAAGTATTCGGAGCGCCGGAGTTGAGTGGGACTCTGCGTATAAGTGGCGCTGGAGAGATCACAGTTCCGCTGGTTGGAGCCGCAAAGGTGGCTGGGCTAACCCCAGAACAGGCGCAGAAAGACCTCGAACAACGACTGGTAAGCGGTGGATTCTTGCGCGATCCGCATGTAGGCATCCTCGTAAAAGAATTTGCAACGCAGGGAATTTCCGTTTTGGGAGAGGTAACGCGACCCGGGATTTATCCGCTGCTCGGTTCACCGCGTCTTTTCGACGCATTATCTGCCGCGGGTGGCGCCACAAACCGCGCCGGAAAGATGATTTACGTGAGTCATCGCGAGCATCCCACGGCCGGAAACGCGATCCTTTTGTCGCGCGATCCCAAGGAAGCGCTCGCGCAAAACGCGTTCCTCCAGCCCGGAGACACCGTAATGGTGTCCCGCGCCGGAATCGTTTACGTGAGCGGCGACGTAAAGACGCCCGGCGGCTATGTGATGAATAACGATGACAATCTGACCGTCTTGCAGGCCATAGCCCTGGCCCAGGGAGTGAATCCCACCGCGTCGACGAAAAACGTAAGAATTATCCGGCGTAACGCTGGGAAGCTGCAGGAAATTCCAGTGCAACTGAAGGAGATTATGACCTCTAAAGCTCCCGATATTGCGCTGGAGAATGAGGATGTTTTGTTCATACCCAACAGCGCAGCTAAGTCCGCGGCACGCAGGAGCATGGAGTCGATCGTTCAGGTCGCTACGGGCTTGGCTATTTATCGGCGCTAA